Below is a genomic region from Synergistes jonesii.
TTCTTTTAACGGATATTATAAATATTTCGATCTCCCGACGCCACCATCTGAGCCGCACGTTCAGATATTGGAGAACGTTATCGAAGAAAAAAGAGCGCAGGAAGAAGAACAGCGTAGCGCGCTCGTTGACACCGCAGTGAAAAAAGAGCTCGATCGCCTTCTTGCGATGGAAAAAGAAACTAAAAACAGCGCCAGAAGAGTCCGCGTCGAAAGCGCGATAGAGAAGAGTTCCGCTGTGTGGGTCTGCAAAGACGGAGAAAAATACCTTGAATTTACACGCGCGACATCGTCGACAGACGATATCACAATACCCGAAAGCAGGGAAACAACCGCCGAAAGCACCTTCCTTGGTGGAAAAACGGCCAATTCTGCGCCCAGCCGGCTGACGAAAAAGCAGCCGTCGAAGAGCGGCCGTACTGCGCAGGGGCATGCCAGGAGCGACAGCGATGTGCTAGCGGTATCAGAGCGCCACGGCGGAGAAGGGGATGAAGAGAGCCTCTTCGACCTCGACGAAACCTGCGTGGGAAATGAGATCTCTGAAGCGAAAGAAGACGATTCCTACGAAGGACTGCCCTGGTACGAAAGAGTGGTGAAACAAGCTGAAAAGACAGAAGCCGATAAACGGGCGAAGGCCGAAGAGGAGGCACGTGCCAAAGCTGAGACCGAGGGGCAGTATGTCGAAGAGTACTCTTCATACGAGGATCTTGTCAAAAAGGTCGACGCCTTGACGGAGCTGCCGCCGCACAAGCCCGTGATACTTCTCGGCTACGACGGTCTGACCTACAATGGGCACAAGAGCCTGATAGACAAGCTGAAACTTTTAAAAGGGCGCCGGAATCAGATTGCAGAGCTGTACGTGCCGATGCACTATACGATGCTCAACGAGTATGACACGCCGTCGTCGGACGCATACAGGCGATCTATTTCCGATTACGGTGCAAAAACGCTCGGTTTCCGCCCGAAGCTCCTCAACAGCGGCCGCGTAAGCGAAGAAACGTATTTTAAATTCCTCAGCAATGTCGATATAGCCGTCTTCGGGGGACACAGGCCTCTGAATGCCGACGCCCTACTTTATCTGCTTCGCATGAGGAAAAAGATATTCCTGCCGAGGAGCACTTTTTTATACAAACTATTAAAGGATAACGGTTATCCTGTATTTGAGAGCGATGCGCTACCCGGCATGAAATTCGAAGAGTTTATCGCCCCTCTGCCAGTAACGGATGAAGTTTTCGAATGGGCGACAGAAAGGCTTGATTACCAGGCTGTACTGGAGAAATGGCGGAGTTTTTATAACTATGTAAATTCCAGACCGTCGAAAAAAGCGTTTAATAATAAGCATATAAAATATCTATATATCTTCTTTGGAACGCCGCACACGCTTGGAGGATACTGGAAAATGGTTGACAGCCGTGCCGACGCGGCCGACCATAAATATCTGATATTAAGAGAAAAATCAATTTTGAGATATGTGCCAGAGCTTGCCGAAAGAGACGACATACTCTACCTTTGCGAGGGAGGCAAGTTGAAAAAAGCGCGTTATCTATACCGCCTTTTCTCAAATGCGGACAATATCATCATTCACGGTATGTTTATAGGTACTTTGCCTGTCGCGATTCTCGCGCTGTTCAGGAAATTCCATAAAAAGCTTGCTTGGATCGAGTGGAGCGGAGATATCTGGCTGTGGAAGAGAGACGAGAACTGTCTTAAGGACAAGATAATAAACAAGCTGAATCACAGAATCAGGGAGGTAATACCGTACATCGTAATGACCGCTCCCACTGATGAAGAGAGATTCAAGAGCGAGTTTAAAACCGGCGCTAAGTGCGTGTACATAGCGTTGCCTACAAGGAGAAACGGAAATTCCAACGACGCCATCGATGCGGTGAGGCCGCCGCAGAAACCGGAGGATTCTCCGATAAGGATACAGATCGGGCATAACATGTTCCAGTTCAACAACCATATTAAGATTCTGGACAGCTTGAAGAAATTCGCGGATGAAGATATAGAGATATTTATCCCGATGGCATACGGGGACAGCGGATTAAACGGACAGTACGGCGGCTGGGAATATGTCAATATGGTGAAAAAGAAAGCGTCGCGGCTGTTTGGCGAGAAACTGGACCTTCTCACGCGCGTGATTCCTCTTGACGAATATACCGCAAAACTGTGGAATGTGGATATTGCAATATTCGGTTCCGAGAGGATATGCGGCGCAGCGAATATCTATATGCTGATTTACATGGGCAAGAAAGTATTTCTGCCCGGGACGAGCGAATATTATAAATTCTTTGTCGACAAGGGGATAAAAGTATTTGATACGAATAAGATATCCGAGATGACGTACGAGGAGTTTATCAAGCCCGTGGAGAACCAGGATAGCTCTTGGGTTCTGGATCAGTACAATCAAACGCTGATTCGTTCGCAGTGGGATGCCTTCTTCAAAGAACTTGATGAAAGACATCTGAAGAGATAGGGAGTGCTTGCATATGAAAGTAGAACTGAAAAAAGTGACGGAAAACGACCTCGAACGCCTGATGGAGTGGAGGGCACGTCCTGATATCACAGAATATCTTTTTAACGACGTTAAAGTCGATATGGAAAAGCAGAGA
It encodes:
- a CDS encoding TDP-N-acetylfucosamine:lipid II N-acetylfucosaminyltransferase, producing MENVIEEKRAQEEEQRSALVDTAVKKELDRLLAMEKETKNSARRVRVESAIEKSSAVWVCKDGEKYLEFTRATSSTDDITIPESRETTAESTFLGGKTANSAPSRLTKKQPSKSGRTAQGHARSDSDVLAVSERHGGEGDEESLFDLDETCVGNEISEAKEDDSYEGLPWYERVVKQAEKTEADKRAKAEEEARAKAETEGQYVEEYSSYEDLVKKVDALTELPPHKPVILLGYDGLTYNGHKSLIDKLKLLKGRRNQIAELYVPMHYTMLNEYDTPSSDAYRRSISDYGAKTLGFRPKLLNSGRVSEETYFKFLSNVDIAVFGGHRPLNADALLYLLRMRKKIFLPRSTFLYKLLKDNGYPVFESDALPGMKFEEFIAPLPVTDEVFEWATERLDYQAVLEKWRSFYNYVNSRPSKKAFNNKHIKYLYIFFGTPHTLGGYWKMVDSRADAADHKYLILREKSILRYVPELAERDDILYLCEGGKLKKARYLYRLFSNADNIIIHGMFIGTLPVAILALFRKFHKKLAWIEWSGDIWLWKRDENCLKDKIINKLNHRIREVIPYIVMTAPTDEERFKSEFKTGAKCVYIALPTRRNGNSNDAIDAVRPPQKPEDSPIRIQIGHNMFQFNNHIKILDSLKKFADEDIEIFIPMAYGDSGLNGQYGGWEYVNMVKKKASRLFGEKLDLLTRVIPLDEYTAKLWNVDIAIFGSERICGAANIYMLIYMGKKVFLPGTSEYYKFFVDKGIKVFDTNKISEMTYEEFIKPVENQDSSWVLDQYNQTLIRSQWDAFFKELDERHLKR